A stretch of the Pseudobacteriovorax antillogorgiicola genome encodes the following:
- a CDS encoding rhomboid family intramembrane serine protease, translating into MYQVDKEYQPPIIPPVPQPKGLKFFWGTWSGRFILINTVFFVILTLESGSLMDPGPESLIRWGAKENILIAQGEIWRLITPIVLHVGFIHFAFNNWALYALGYQIEHLLGKKWFVTLYILAGFGGNIASSLFSINLSAGASSSLFGLLGAGFYMERVVGEKLKQMFGKGNRQSMYSGMVIANGILGFMIPQIDNAAHMGGLVCGVVFTYALIRARPNRLVPLNIPRARAVVGALLLVMTVGGVLAASPTVLQQRLLFDVRSAEDPRLQFYLLSKILSLTPEDDGARLQRLELSLKYGNYSTAKKDFFLLIRRPQNDSKIKRIETKLSEDGHREAVIKLREFWSQVGPSL; encoded by the coding sequence GTGTACCAAGTTGATAAAGAATACCAGCCACCGATCATTCCACCCGTGCCTCAGCCAAAGGGCTTAAAGTTTTTTTGGGGCACATGGAGTGGACGATTTATCCTCATTAACACCGTCTTTTTTGTGATCCTTACCCTAGAATCAGGTAGTCTTATGGACCCTGGACCAGAGTCACTGATTCGCTGGGGTGCGAAGGAAAATATTTTGATCGCGCAGGGTGAAATCTGGCGACTGATTACCCCTATTGTCTTGCATGTGGGCTTTATACACTTCGCCTTCAATAACTGGGCCCTCTATGCCCTCGGTTATCAAATTGAACATCTGCTCGGGAAGAAATGGTTTGTAACCCTCTATATTTTAGCCGGGTTTGGGGGAAATATTGCAAGCTCTCTATTCTCGATCAACTTGAGTGCTGGAGCGTCTTCCTCCCTGTTCGGGCTACTTGGTGCTGGGTTCTACATGGAGCGGGTCGTCGGGGAGAAGCTCAAACAGATGTTTGGCAAAGGTAACCGTCAAAGCATGTACTCAGGTATGGTAATTGCGAACGGTATCTTGGGTTTTATGATTCCTCAGATCGACAACGCTGCTCATATGGGTGGCCTAGTGTGCGGTGTGGTATTTACATACGCTTTGATTCGGGCTAGGCCAAATCGTTTGGTGCCTCTCAATATTCCGCGGGCTCGTGCCGTAGTGGGGGCTTTACTCTTGGTGATGACGGTCGGTGGAGTCTTGGCGGCATCACCGACAGTTTTGCAGCAAAGACTTCTGTTTGATGTACGATCAGCGGAAGATCCAAGGCTTCAGTTCTACCTGCTGTCGAAAATTCTCTCCTTGACTCCCGAGGATGATGGCGCAAGACTTCAGAGACTTGAGTTATCGCTGAAGTATGGTAATTATAGCACTGCAAAGAAAGATTTTTTTCTGCTTATTCGACGCCCTCAGAATGACAGCAAAATAAAGCGTATCGAGACAAAGCTTTCCGAAGATGGGCATCGAGAGGCGGTCATCAAGCTCCGGGAGTTCTGGAGCCAAGTAGGGCCTAGCCTCTAA
- the hutH gene encoding histidine ammonia-lyase has product MAFHLGDDTLNTELLARYAKQQSKDLAVSEKARERLKKFRNLVNQALGSGDTYYGINTGFGYLADVSIETSQLEELQRNLVRSHACGVGNYVEDSISRGLLVLRAHTFYLGHTGISQECVDLILECYKNNILPAIPEKGSVGASGDLAPLAHLALTLMGEGFVVQEGKAIEASQALQDAGLAAHQLQAKEGLSLINGTHFMTVIAALAVEEARELAKAADIILALSLDALRGTVQAFDERIHRVRPQHGQQDVAANVRDLFSGPDQIQESHKDCGKVQDPYSFRCAPQVHGASRDGIAYAKSKVDIELNAVTDNPLCFDELDILSGGNFHGQPIALAMDLLAMASAELGSISERRIEKLTNPNMSGLPAFVTKDSGLNSGFMIPHVVAAALVSENKILCHPASVDSIPTSADKEDHVSMGPIAARKAREVNQNVAQILAIELLTACQGIDLIAPLKPGAALEAVYKKTREISASMPSDRSLHVDIKNVANWIQQGGLRQTLEDQGFTVR; this is encoded by the coding sequence ATGGCGTTTCACTTAGGGGATGACACTCTCAATACCGAGCTACTCGCTCGGTATGCAAAGCAGCAAAGCAAAGATCTAGCAGTATCCGAAAAAGCCCGCGAACGGCTGAAAAAATTCCGAAATTTGGTGAATCAAGCTCTTGGTTCTGGAGATACCTACTACGGAATTAATACCGGCTTTGGCTACTTGGCAGATGTTTCGATCGAAACGAGCCAACTTGAAGAGTTGCAACGCAACTTAGTTCGGTCCCATGCCTGTGGGGTGGGAAATTATGTCGAAGACTCTATTAGTCGCGGTTTGCTCGTACTTCGGGCCCACACCTTTTACCTCGGCCACACTGGAATTTCCCAGGAGTGTGTGGACCTCATTTTGGAGTGCTACAAAAACAATATACTCCCAGCAATTCCTGAGAAAGGTAGCGTGGGAGCGTCGGGAGATCTGGCGCCTCTGGCTCATCTGGCTCTTACTCTCATGGGGGAGGGCTTTGTAGTCCAGGAAGGCAAAGCCATTGAAGCCAGTCAGGCCCTTCAGGACGCTGGCCTTGCAGCCCATCAACTGCAGGCAAAAGAAGGCCTTTCATTGATCAACGGCACTCACTTTATGACTGTTATTGCAGCTCTTGCTGTGGAAGAGGCCCGGGAGCTGGCTAAAGCAGCGGATATCATTTTAGCCCTTAGCCTCGATGCCCTGAGAGGGACGGTGCAGGCCTTTGATGAGCGTATTCATCGGGTACGTCCTCAGCACGGTCAGCAAGATGTGGCGGCGAATGTGAGAGATCTGTTCTCCGGTCCTGATCAAATTCAAGAAAGTCACAAAGACTGCGGCAAAGTGCAAGATCCCTATAGCTTTCGCTGTGCTCCGCAGGTGCATGGCGCCAGTCGTGATGGCATCGCTTATGCCAAGAGTAAAGTTGATATTGAGCTCAATGCTGTCACCGACAATCCCCTATGTTTTGACGAGCTGGATATTCTCAGTGGCGGGAACTTTCATGGTCAACCGATTGCTTTAGCCATGGATCTTTTAGCCATGGCTTCAGCTGAGTTGGGTAGTATTTCTGAGCGACGAATTGAGAAACTAACCAATCCCAATATGAGCGGTTTACCTGCCTTTGTAACGAAAGACAGTGGCCTCAATTCTGGGTTTATGATTCCTCATGTTGTTGCGGCAGCCTTGGTATCAGAAAATAAGATTCTTTGTCACCCGGCTTCTGTGGATAGCATCCCTACGTCGGCTGATAAGGAAGATCATGTAAGTATGGGACCTATAGCTGCTAGGAAAGCTCGGGAAGTGAATCAGAATGTGGCTCAGATCTTAGCCATCGAACTTCTTACGGCGTGCCAAGGGATTGATTTGATTGCGCCTCTGAAGCCTGGAGCGGCACTTGAAGCTGTCTACAAGAAAACCAGAGAAATAAGTGCTAGTATGCCTAGTGATCGTTCCCTTCATGTGGACATCAAAAATGTGGCAAACTGGATACAGCAGGGTGGGCTTCGGCAGACCCTCGAAGACCAAGGCTTCACTGTGCGTTAG
- the rpe gene encoding ribulose-phosphate 3-epimerase — protein MSAQDIWVAPSLLAADPLNFETESKSVEDAGADLHHVDVMDGHFVPNLTFGIPFVKALKKVSGIPLDVHIMISNPDEMAMEYVKAGADYLLFHVEAATHAHRLTQVIAEAGAKPGLAINPGTSLSLLEPLLPFVKMINVMSVNPGFGGQKFIRESLSRISWLRNEIEKRSLDMRIQVDGGVNKETVGSVVEAGADVLVAGTAVYGASDRKAAIELLKNQNS, from the coding sequence ATGAGTGCACAGGACATCTGGGTGGCTCCTTCGCTTCTCGCCGCAGACCCACTAAATTTTGAAACAGAATCTAAGAGTGTTGAGGATGCCGGTGCTGACCTCCATCATGTGGATGTCATGGATGGGCACTTTGTACCGAATCTCACTTTTGGAATTCCGTTTGTGAAGGCTTTGAAAAAAGTTTCCGGAATCCCCCTAGATGTTCACATTATGATCTCGAATCCAGATGAGATGGCGATGGAGTACGTTAAGGCCGGAGCAGATTACCTCTTGTTCCATGTCGAGGCTGCAACACACGCTCATCGTTTGACTCAAGTGATTGCTGAAGCGGGAGCAAAACCAGGATTAGCAATCAATCCAGGCACGAGCCTGAGCTTGCTAGAGCCACTTTTACCTTTTGTGAAAATGATTAACGTGATGTCGGTGAATCCTGGGTTTGGCGGGCAGAAATTTATTCGCGAATCTCTGTCACGAATCTCGTGGCTGCGCAATGAAATTGAAAAGCGCTCTCTGGATATGCGTATTCAGGTTGATGGTGGTGTGAACAAGGAAACTGTTGGATCTGTTGTGGAAGCAGGTGCTGATGTTCTTGTTGCGGGAACAGCGGTCTATGGGGCAAGTGACCGCAAGGCCGCAATCGAACTTTTGAAAAATCAAAATAGCTAG
- the def gene encoding peptide deformylase produces MSVLKVVEWPAKVLETKSEEVKEFDEDLKKFVADMHETMDEAGGIGLAANQVNVAKRILTICIPWTENKYAEQEEKKEHWHDKRWTFVNPVITKKKGKFRWQEGCLSFPEVFEFVDRAEEIWVTAQDENGETFEVHANGLFAVCLQHEIDHIDGIVFINRMSRLKSTMVRKKVLKRQRLMNTEVEE; encoded by the coding sequence ATGAGCGTCCTCAAAGTGGTTGAGTGGCCCGCAAAAGTCCTCGAAACAAAGTCAGAAGAGGTCAAAGAGTTCGATGAGGATCTCAAAAAATTTGTCGCCGACATGCATGAAACCATGGATGAAGCTGGTGGTATCGGTCTTGCCGCTAATCAGGTTAATGTCGCCAAAAGAATTTTGACCATTTGCATTCCTTGGACCGAAAATAAATACGCTGAACAAGAAGAAAAGAAAGAGCACTGGCACGATAAGCGCTGGACATTTGTCAATCCTGTGATCACCAAAAAGAAGGGTAAGTTTCGCTGGCAAGAAGGTTGCTTGAGCTTCCCTGAAGTCTTTGAGTTTGTGGACCGTGCCGAAGAAATTTGGGTAACAGCTCAAGATGAAAATGGTGAAACGTTCGAAGTTCATGCGAACGGATTATTTGCTGTTTGCTTGCAGCATGAAATCGATCACATTGATGGCATAGTCTTCATCAATCGAATGAGTCGTCTCAAATCTACCATGGTGCGAAAGAAGGTGCTCAAGCGTCAGAGACTGATGAATACGGAGGTTGAAGAATGA
- the lon gene encoding endopeptidase La, whose product MTQGIDGKLTVVNAELPLLPLKDIVVFPNMIVPVFINEDLCINAVESALEGERKIFLSAFQVMGQDGEGLESKLDAPFDVYDIGTVCSIMRTRKLPDGRMKVLVQGLHKAVVQELLETEPYPKVALINVQDPTLMNSSSEVEALVRAVRENLEKVVSLGKVLSPDILMILEDVSEPGRLADLVASNLGLKVNEAQSILAVNNPVDRLNKVYTCLSREIEVYQMQVRIQSHAKDEIGRMQREHYLREQMRAIKSELGDTDGKDELDQFWQKLEELPLNKEAKEEVARQLKRLERMHQDTSEAALTRTHVETLLAMPWGKKSRDNLDIRHAKQILDEDHYGLEKVKDRIIEHLAVKSLNPNAKSPIICFFGPPGVGKTSLGRSIARSLGREFQRIALGGVRDEADIRGHRKTYVGAYPGRIMSAIKSSGSSNPVIMLDEIDKLASDHRGDPSSALLEVLDPEQNKKFVDHYLGIPFDLSDVVFIANANTLDTIPAPLRDRLEIIEVSGYSEEEKVNIANQYLIPKQIKEAGLDKEKLSFSKNSVSAIINGYTRESGLRGLEKKIASICRKVARKYAEVEEKERTDMPRVKLTPTLVQKHLGAEKFGDNFYHENAQIGVSLGLAYTQYGGEVMAIESSLIRSGKPRLVLTGKLGDVMKESAQAALSFIRAQSEEFGVDVSILEECELHVHVPAGAVPKDGPSAGIAMATSILSALGGKEPKEKVAMTGEITIHGKVLAIGGLREKLLAAQREGMKEVVVPMKNKPNYSELPASLKRNLKVHFVTDYNEVFKILFGSMNKSGASFRSVPESRDKGLAS is encoded by the coding sequence ATGACCCAAGGAATCGATGGAAAGCTAACTGTTGTCAACGCTGAGTTGCCACTGCTGCCGCTGAAGGATATTGTCGTCTTTCCTAACATGATCGTTCCAGTCTTCATCAACGAAGATCTTTGTATCAACGCTGTAGAGAGTGCTCTCGAAGGCGAGCGTAAGATCTTCCTCTCGGCCTTTCAAGTCATGGGACAAGATGGTGAGGGACTGGAGTCAAAGTTGGACGCTCCTTTCGATGTCTACGATATAGGAACTGTTTGTTCGATCATGAGAACTCGAAAGCTTCCTGATGGGCGCATGAAGGTTCTTGTGCAAGGGCTTCATAAAGCGGTTGTGCAAGAGCTGTTGGAAACCGAGCCATATCCTAAGGTTGCCCTCATTAATGTCCAAGATCCAACGCTCATGAATAGCTCTAGCGAAGTGGAAGCCTTAGTTCGTGCAGTAAGAGAGAATCTAGAAAAAGTTGTCAGTCTTGGTAAAGTTCTCTCTCCAGACATTTTGATGATTTTAGAAGACGTTTCAGAGCCAGGGAGACTAGCAGATCTTGTCGCTTCAAATTTAGGCTTAAAGGTAAACGAAGCCCAATCAATATTGGCGGTCAACAATCCGGTCGACCGCCTTAATAAAGTCTACACCTGCCTTTCCCGGGAAATCGAAGTTTATCAAATGCAGGTACGCATTCAGTCCCATGCCAAGGATGAGATTGGCCGCATGCAGCGAGAGCATTACCTCCGTGAACAGATGCGAGCGATTAAATCTGAGCTTGGCGATACCGACGGCAAGGACGAACTTGACCAATTTTGGCAGAAACTTGAAGAACTGCCATTGAATAAGGAAGCAAAAGAAGAAGTTGCCCGTCAATTGAAGCGCCTTGAGCGCATGCATCAAGACACGAGCGAAGCAGCTTTAACCCGAACCCATGTAGAAACTCTATTGGCCATGCCTTGGGGAAAGAAATCCAGAGACAATCTTGATATTCGACATGCGAAACAGATTCTAGATGAAGATCACTATGGATTGGAAAAAGTTAAGGATCGAATCATTGAACACCTGGCTGTCAAAAGTCTCAATCCCAACGCAAAAAGCCCCATCATCTGCTTCTTTGGCCCTCCAGGTGTGGGGAAAACAAGTCTAGGGCGTTCGATTGCACGATCTCTCGGTCGGGAATTTCAACGGATTGCCCTGGGTGGCGTGCGTGACGAAGCTGATATTCGAGGGCATCGAAAGACTTACGTGGGGGCCTACCCTGGTCGTATCATGAGCGCGATAAAATCATCTGGTTCGTCCAATCCGGTGATCATGCTTGATGAGATTGATAAGTTAGCGTCCGATCATCGTGGTGACCCATCCTCTGCCTTACTCGAAGTCCTTGATCCCGAGCAAAATAAGAAATTCGTTGACCATTATCTGGGAATTCCCTTTGATCTTTCTGATGTTGTTTTCATTGCCAATGCGAACACCTTAGATACAATTCCAGCTCCCCTGCGCGACCGTCTTGAAATCATTGAAGTATCGGGCTACTCCGAAGAGGAAAAAGTTAATATTGCCAACCAATACTTGATTCCTAAGCAAATCAAGGAAGCTGGCCTCGATAAAGAGAAACTCAGTTTTTCCAAGAACTCGGTTTCGGCTATCATCAATGGCTACACGAGGGAAAGTGGCTTGCGTGGGCTTGAGAAGAAGATCGCATCGATCTGCCGTAAGGTTGCGCGGAAGTACGCAGAGGTCGAAGAAAAAGAGCGAACGGACATGCCGAGGGTTAAGTTAACCCCAACTTTGGTGCAGAAGCACCTGGGTGCAGAGAAATTTGGCGATAACTTCTACCATGAAAATGCCCAGATCGGGGTTTCTCTAGGCCTTGCCTATACCCAATATGGTGGTGAAGTCATGGCAATTGAGTCTAGCCTGATCCGTAGTGGTAAGCCTCGGCTGGTTTTGACTGGAAAACTTGGAGATGTGATGAAGGAGTCTGCTCAGGCAGCCCTTAGCTTTATTCGCGCTCAGAGCGAGGAGTTTGGCGTGGATGTTTCGATCCTTGAAGAGTGCGAGCTTCATGTCCATGTGCCAGCGGGTGCTGTCCCTAAAGATGGTCCATCAGCTGGAATCGCAATGGCAACCTCGATCCTATCAGCTTTAGGTGGTAAGGAACCGAAAGAGAAGGTCGCAATGACGGGGGAGATCACGATCCACGGTAAGGTCCTTGCGATTGGAGGATTGCGTGAGAAGCTACTGGCTGCCCAGCGAGAGGGCATGAAGGAAGTAGTAGTTCCCATGAAAAATAAACCTAACTATAGCGAATTACCTGCGTCTTTAAAACGTAACTTGAAAGTACACTTCGTCACGGACTATAATGAGGTTTTCAAGATCCTTTTCGGGTCGATGAATAAATCTGGTGCGTCATTTAGGAGCGTGCCGGAGTCCAGAGACAAAGGTCTAGCAAGTTAG
- a CDS encoding DnaJ C-terminal domain-containing protein — MASRRDKKKSPSDLAESTQIDFDALDEFCAGIELEDIEFDKWCDHHNSLDLEISLKVDPQEARHGCIKEVELSRAVTETVGDEAVSKREKIKHQIEIKPGTPNGHRITLDGYGDKEHGQCGHLHVTIRYA; from the coding sequence GTGGCGTCTCGGCGAGATAAGAAAAAATCACCCTCTGATCTTGCCGAGTCCACCCAAATCGACTTTGATGCTCTAGACGAGTTCTGCGCTGGGATAGAGCTAGAAGATATTGAATTTGATAAGTGGTGTGATCACCACAACTCCCTCGACCTAGAAATATCACTCAAGGTTGACCCCCAAGAAGCTCGTCACGGATGCATAAAGGAAGTCGAGCTGTCGCGAGCTGTCACCGAGACAGTAGGTGACGAAGCTGTGTCTAAACGGGAAAAGATCAAGCACCAGATCGAAATTAAGCCCGGCACCCCCAACGGACACAGGATTACGCTAGATGGTTACGGCGACAAGGAACATGGCCAGTGCGGCCACCTCCACGTGACTATCCGATACGCCTAA
- the grpE gene encoding nucleotide exchange factor GrpE has product MEVNQESNQAPKSANDSDAQEDSRDNQDAKAQTAEVVDESSEQGSLQETVKKLEAENKELQNKFLRTVADMENLRRRHDKEKSDLAKYGNEKLLEDLLPVLDSFEKALATGEGDESQSYVEGVKMVFKQLTDMAEKHGLTGFESQGEEFDPNLHQGIQRIEDESVETERVKDVFQKGYMLNERLLRPAVVSVAVPATKD; this is encoded by the coding sequence ATGGAAGTTAACCAAGAATCAAATCAAGCACCAAAATCAGCGAACGATAGCGATGCTCAAGAAGACAGTCGTGACAACCAGGATGCCAAGGCTCAAACAGCTGAGGTTGTAGATGAGTCATCTGAGCAGGGGTCCTTGCAGGAAACTGTAAAAAAGCTCGAAGCAGAGAACAAGGAACTTCAAAATAAGTTTCTGCGAACTGTTGCTGATATGGAAAACCTTCGCAGGCGTCATGATAAAGAAAAGTCAGACTTGGCTAAGTATGGCAACGAGAAGCTATTGGAAGACCTTCTACCGGTGTTAGACAGCTTCGAGAAAGCTCTAGCGACAGGTGAAGGTGATGAAAGCCAAAGCTATGTAGAGGGTGTCAAAATGGTATTCAAGCAGCTTACAGATATGGCTGAAAAGCATGGTCTGACAGGCTTTGAATCCCAGGGAGAGGAATTCGATCCTAACCTTCACCAAGGCATTCAGCGGATCGAAGATGAGTCGGTCGAAACCGAACGAGTCAAAGATGTATTTCAAAAGGGCTATATGCTCAATGAAAGGCTTCTCCGGCCGGCGGTGGTAAGCGTTGCCGTGCCTGCGACAAAGGATTAA
- a CDS encoding helix-turn-helix domain-containing protein: MDQIISQTPRPGQGSSSSQSQIPSKPANMTSRGINIDDVDLIKRLDKYSIEDVVELKISRFLDQIGTFYPENVHELIMSKVEKPLLIQILRRVGGNQVQAAKILGINRNTLRKKIKLYGI; this comes from the coding sequence GTGGATCAAATCATCTCCCAGACCCCTCGTCCAGGCCAGGGCTCTTCATCGTCACAGTCTCAGATTCCCAGTAAACCAGCGAATATGACATCTCGCGGCATCAATATCGATGATGTGGATTTGATCAAGCGCTTGGATAAATACTCGATCGAAGACGTGGTAGAGCTAAAAATATCGCGCTTCCTAGATCAAATTGGTACTTTTTATCCGGAAAATGTCCATGAGCTGATCATGTCCAAGGTGGAAAAGCCGCTGCTTATTCAGATACTGCGCCGAGTGGGTGGAAATCAAGTCCAAGCTGCTAAGATCCTCGGCATCAATCGCAACACACTCAGAAAAAAGATAAAGCTCTACGGGATTTAG
- the dnaB gene encoding replicative DNA helicase — MTDLDLSTDQHQVSGKLPHSVDAEKAVLGSILRDSETLSVVEGVLEPRHFFIDSHRKIYEAIFTLSSAGESVDIVTVAEKLRELQEDGKQLGPSYLVDLTENCPVTQNVEHYAKIVRNHFYRRGIITSCEDVIQGAKSFDGSIESFIEKVEKQFLAIASEYDSQGIVTADRVLESTIEDIQKKLESDGSLSGVTTGFNDLDALTGGLQPSDLIILAARPGMGKTALVLNVATNAVLAGKSVVVFSLEMSKEQLMARVLSSVARVDSSRLRKGDLSDEEQDRLMEGARRIYECKDALGIDETPGISLMELRSRCRRFHKENGVDMIIIDYLQLMSGSSQAKSESREREISEISMGLKNLAKELGVPVIALAQLNRGPDSRPDKRPKLSDLRESGSMEQDADMIFFVYRDEYYNPNSEMAGIAELLVAKNRHGSLTTIKLAYQPNYVSFQNLFHESDDA; from the coding sequence TTGACAGACTTAGATTTGAGTACAGATCAGCATCAGGTGAGTGGCAAATTACCTCACTCGGTGGATGCTGAAAAGGCTGTCTTGGGCTCTATCCTCCGTGACTCTGAGACCTTGTCAGTGGTGGAAGGGGTTCTGGAGCCCCGACACTTCTTTATTGATTCCCATCGCAAGATTTATGAAGCTATTTTTACGCTTTCATCGGCCGGTGAGTCGGTTGATATTGTGACGGTCGCAGAAAAGCTCCGTGAACTTCAGGAAGACGGCAAGCAGCTTGGCCCGTCATACCTTGTGGATCTTACCGAAAACTGTCCTGTTACACAGAATGTTGAGCACTATGCAAAGATAGTTAGGAACCACTTCTATCGCCGAGGCATCATTACATCATGTGAAGATGTGATTCAGGGTGCGAAAAGCTTTGACGGCTCCATTGAGTCGTTTATCGAGAAGGTGGAAAAGCAGTTTCTAGCTATTGCGTCAGAGTACGACAGCCAAGGTATCGTGACGGCAGACCGCGTTCTTGAATCGACGATTGAAGATATTCAGAAAAAACTGGAATCAGATGGTTCGTTAAGTGGTGTCACCACCGGCTTTAACGATCTTGATGCTCTGACTGGTGGTCTCCAGCCCAGTGACTTGATTATTCTAGCAGCTCGGCCTGGTATGGGTAAAACAGCATTGGTTCTGAATGTGGCCACGAATGCGGTTCTCGCTGGCAAGTCTGTCGTAGTGTTCAGCTTGGAGATGAGTAAAGAACAGCTCATGGCCAGGGTCTTGTCGAGTGTAGCGAGAGTCGACTCGTCGCGGTTGCGCAAGGGAGACCTTTCGGATGAAGAGCAAGATCGCTTGATGGAAGGTGCGCGTCGTATTTATGAGTGTAAGGATGCCTTAGGGATTGATGAAACACCTGGTATTTCTCTTATGGAACTTAGGTCTCGGTGCCGACGTTTTCACAAAGAGAATGGCGTCGATATGATTATTATCGACTATTTGCAGCTCATGTCTGGTTCATCACAAGCAAAGTCAGAGAGCCGTGAGCGTGAGATATCCGAAATCTCCATGGGCTTGAAAAATCTGGCCAAGGAATTGGGTGTGCCCGTGATCGCTTTGGCACAGCTTAATCGTGGTCCAGACTCTAGACCGGATAAACGTCCAAAGCTTTCAGATCTACGAGAATCAGGGTCGATGGAGCAGGACGCCGATATGATCTTTTTTGTCTATCGAGACGAGTACTACAATCCAAATTCAGAGATGGCAGGGATTGCCGAGTTGCTGGTCGCAAAAAACCGGCACGGTTCTCTTACTACTATCAAATTGGCCTACCAGCCTAACTATGTCTCATTCCAGAACCTCTTCCACGAATCGGACGACGCCTAG
- the rplI gene encoding 50S ribosomal protein L9, producing the protein MRLILNQNVDSLGNIGDIVKVKAGYARNYLIPRGIASVANEGNEKALNQQLKVLEKKKAELLAEAKKAAAAIEKTSVTVTKQVGEDERIFGSVTTAELEELLIAEGITVNRKDIKLDEEVRKVGVYAASVKVHPEVVAKFKVWVVAQ; encoded by the coding sequence ATGAGACTTATCTTGAACCAAAACGTTGACTCCCTTGGCAACATTGGTGACATCGTTAAAGTAAAAGCAGGATATGCACGTAACTACCTGATTCCTCGCGGCATCGCGTCTGTTGCTAACGAAGGCAATGAAAAAGCATTGAATCAGCAACTCAAGGTTCTTGAGAAGAAAAAAGCTGAGCTTCTTGCTGAGGCGAAGAAGGCTGCTGCAGCTATTGAAAAAACTTCTGTGACAGTAACCAAGCAAGTTGGCGAAGACGAAAGAATCTTCGGATCTGTCACTACGGCTGAACTTGAAGAGCTGTTGATCGCTGAGGGTATCACGGTCAACCGCAAGGACATCAAGCTTGACGAAGAAGTTCGTAAAGTAGGTGTTTACGCCGCTTCAGTTAAAGTACATCCTGAAGTTGTCGCTAAATTCAAAGTTTGGGTTGTTGCCCAGTAA
- the rpsF gene encoding 30S ribosomal protein S6, whose product MLREYEFTFVTKADLPDADKTKVLSGYEEILARNGGEILKKSDWGTKKLAYPIKKNFRGHYAFYDLTASPDSIAECERLLRIDENVLRYLVVKIDEDVNVEERRAELAKLDAQQSEEK is encoded by the coding sequence TTGCTGAGAGAATACGAATTTACATTTGTAACAAAGGCAGATTTGCCTGACGCTGATAAGACAAAAGTCCTATCTGGCTATGAAGAAATCCTTGCCCGGAACGGTGGCGAGATTCTTAAAAAGTCTGACTGGGGAACTAAAAAACTAGCTTACCCAATCAAGAAAAACTTCCGTGGTCACTACGCGTTCTACGATCTAACAGCAAGCCCCGATAGCATTGCTGAGTGTGAGCGACTTCTTCGTATTGACGAAAATGTCCTTCGCTATTTGGTTGTAAAGATCGACGAAGACGTAAATGTGGAAGAGCGACGAGCTGAGCTAGCTAAGCTTGACGCACAGCAGTCTGAGGAGAAGTAA
- the pth gene encoding aminoacyl-tRNA hydrolase, translated as MKLLVGLGNPGPKYELTRHNAGFLVLDQIADQCGIQWEGQKFQGEFGKGQILGEACLLLKPNTFMNLSGRSVSQAMRFYKLGVDDLLVFHDDIDVPFGKVKAKMGGGHGGNNGIRSIIAETGLKDFVRIKLGVGRPQKPEDGQVSDWVLSRFSQEELDVLAKDMVQDAMVRLDSIYKQKR; from the coding sequence TTGAAGCTACTTGTCGGCCTTGGCAATCCAGGGCCAAAATATGAACTCACCCGCCACAACGCTGGCTTCCTTGTCCTTGATCAAATTGCCGATCAGTGTGGAATTCAATGGGAAGGTCAGAAGTTTCAGGGAGAGTTTGGGAAGGGGCAAATTTTAGGAGAGGCCTGTCTTCTTCTAAAGCCAAATACCTTCATGAACTTAAGCGGTCGTTCTGTGAGTCAGGCGATGCGCTTCTACAAACTAGGCGTCGACGACTTATTGGTCTTCCATGACGATATCGACGTTCCATTTGGCAAGGTAAAGGCCAAGATGGGCGGCGGTCATGGTGGCAATAATGGCATTCGCAGCATTATAGCGGAAACCGGCCTCAAGGACTTTGTCCGTATCAAACTTGGCGTTGGTCGACCCCAGAAACCCGAAGACGGACAGGTGTCTGATTGGGTTTTGAGCCGTTTCTCACAAGAGGAATTGGACGTATTAGCTAAAGACATGGTTCAAGACGCAATGGTGCGACTTGATTCTATTTATAAACAGAAAAGATGA